From a region of the Panicum virgatum strain AP13 chromosome 2K, P.virgatum_v5, whole genome shotgun sequence genome:
- the LOC120695294 gene encoding UDP-glycosyltransferase 82A1-like — protein MAAAKAPRCRTVIFVPFPAQGHVTPMLRLARTLVDDDGGDDDVSVTVAVPDFIHRCMGQLSIPGVALASIPSGVEDDGDGEPPGPPSFLHAMEHHMPAQLEGMLMAERDVVSCLVVDLLASWAIPVAAHLGLPVVGFWVGMLATYRTVAVIPELMDKGLISESGTIVSADQIDGGHCNIHQNIADFQILPAKLKLRFKDLPWLISSSAVSQESRLAFWLQIVNRVKSIRSILINSLHGEGGDSDLYDPPQGQEILPVGPLLFDDGSMKTTAMWQTDQTCTDWLDKQSVGSVIYVSFGSWAAPIRPEKISGLAHGLEASGRPFLWALKNHPSWRAGLPDRYMEKVACRGKIVSWAPQDDILKHKAVGCYITHCGWNSVLEAVRHGVPMICYPISSDHFINCAYIVHMWEVGIALVSSDQSDVKDCIGRVMEGQEGRHLRQMVNKLRETITVGEAMCVAKRSLSLFMGRIKNNQPDEDIRGDQVTPQNK, from the exons ATGGCCGCCGCCAAGGCCCCGCGCTGCCGCACCGTCATTTTTGTTCCATTTCCAGCGCAGGGCCATGTCACCCCGATGCTGCGCCTGGCGCGCACCCTCGTGGACGACGATGGGGGCGACGACGACGTCTCGGTCACCGTCGCCGTACCCGACTTCATCCACCGCTGCATGGGCCAGCTCTCCATCCCCGGGGTGGCTCTCGCCTCCATACCCAGCGGCGtcgaggacgacggcgacggtgaGCCCCCAGGACCCCCAAGCTTCCTGCACGCCATGGAGCACCACATGCCGGCTCAGCTGGAGGGAATGCTGATGGCAGAGCGTGACGTCGTCTCTTGCCTAGTTGTCGACCTCTTGGCGTCGTGGGCGATACCCGTGGCCGCGCACCTCGGCCTGCCGGTGGTCGGCTTCTGGGTAGGGATGTTGGCAACCTACCGCACCGTGGCCGTAATCCCGGAGCTTATGGACAAGGGTCTCATTTCAGAATCTG GTACCATAGTATCAGCTGATCAGATTGATGGCGGCCATTGTAACATACACCAGAACATTGCAGATTTCCAAATATTGCCCGCAAAGTTAAAGCTGAGATTCAAAGATCTTCCATGGCTCATCAGCAGTAGCGCAGTATCCCAGGAATCAAGATTAGCCTTCTGGTTACAAATAGTAAATCGTGTGAAAAGCATCCGCTCCATCCTTATCAACTCCTTGCACGGTGAAGGCGGTGACTCTGACCTGTATGATCCTCCACAGGGTCAGGAAATCCTCCCGGTCGGGCCGTTATTGTTCGACGACGGCTCCATGAAGACGACTGCAATGTGGCAGACCGACCAGACATGCACCGACTGGTTAGACAAGCAGAGTGTTGGGTCAGTGATCTATGTTTCATTTGGAAGCTGGGCTGCACCTATCAGACCTGAGAAAATAAGCGGACTCGCACATGGTTTGGAGGCCTCAGGACGCCCATTCTTGTGGGCTCTCAAAAACCACCCATCATGGAGAGCAGGCCTTCCTGACCGGTACATGGAGAAGGTCGCCTGCCGAGGCAAGATTGTCTCATGGGCACCACAGGATGACATTCTCAAGCACAAGGCGGTGGGGTGCTACATCACCCACTGTGGCTGGAACTCGGTGCTGGAAGCTGTGCGCCATGGGGTTCCCATGATATGCTACCCAATCTCCTCAGACCATTTCATCAACTGCGCATACATAGTTCACATGTGGGAGGTTGGAATTGCGCTGGTTAGCAGTGACCAGAGCGATGTGAAAGATTGCATCGGAAGAGTCATGGAAGGCCAAGAGGGAAGGCATTTGCGGCAAATGGTAAACAAATTGAGAGAAACAATCACTGTTGGTGAGGCAATGTGTGTTGCCAAGAGGAGCCTCAGCTTGTTCATGGGGAGAATCAAGAACAATCAGCCAGATGAAGACATCAGAGGAGATCAAGTAACACCACAAAACAAATAA